A stretch of DNA from Aciduliprofundum sp. MAR08-339:
AAACAACCCTGCAACCATTTAAAAAATTTTCGGATCCATTTTCTCTTTGGATAATTATCAGAGAGTAATTACTTCTGCTAATATCCCATGAGAATATTTTTTGAGAATAAAGGCCGATAAGTATGGCTGATAACAAAGAATAAGTATTAATTTATAAAAATTTTTCCAAAAATTTAATAATGGAGTTGTGGAATTTTGAGACCATGAACTTGGAGGCCAAGAGCATGGTATCGGTGTTCATGGACAAGTATTCTTCGCAGATTCTCCTGGGTACATCAACTTCATCAAAGGGGATAAGGGAACTGAGCAGAGAGTACAATATACCCGTTACAGTGTGTTACAGGCGTATAAAAATGCTATTGGAGATGGGGCTTTTAAAGGAGGAAAGGGTGGGTAAGAGACTGAAGTACAGATCGAAAATAAACGATTTCAGTGCAGTTCTTGATTTTGAATCCAATAGGTTGAAAATAAACATGAGCGCAGATGGCGAGGAGTATGAGGTTGAGACCACTATCCTCTGAATTCAGCCGTTTTATCGCTCTATCTCTTATAATCCTCCTATTCTCACCCCTACTGAGTAGTGGCTCTGGCTCCCAAATTACAGGAATGGACAATACAGGGGCAACACTTATGAACGATATTGTTTGGAGATCCACAGCGAGGCTCACGTGGCTTGGAAATTCCACGCATCCAGATATAATGAGGAGTAGTGATGGAAATTACAACATTGTATGGCAGGACCACAGGAATGGTAACTGGGAGATATACTATTTGCGTGTTCGCCCAGATGGTTTCAAATTGGTTAATGATTCACGCATAACATATTTTTCAGGTGATGATATAAATCCGGTTCTGGGAGTATATGGTTCTCATATCTATATTGTGTGGCAGAGATACGTGGGAGGTCACTGGACAATCTATTTTTCAAGGCTATTATACAGTAACAGGAACATACTCATAGAAATTCATCCGGTTCCTATTACCAAGGTCAGCACCAATTGTATAAATCCAAGAATCGCTGTTGATTCAAAGGGTTACATTCATGTGGTCTGGCAGGAGTGGAACAACTCCAACTGGGAAGTTATGTACGATGAACTGAACCCGTACGGGCAGCCCGTGTTCCCGCCAGTGGATGTATCAAATACGGTGACTCCATCTCTACGGCCTCAGATAGTGGTTGATAACGATGATAATGTCCACGTATTCTGGATCGAGTACACTCCAACCCCTGGATACAGCGTATTCTACAGAAAGATAGGTTCAAATGGCAAGTTCCTTACAGAGTCCAGGAGGATAAGTGTTGTTTCTCCCAACAGTACAATTGATTCCTATTTTTACAATGATTCCCTTTACACCGTTTTCTCCTGCTCAAGAGAGCGCCTTGCCTACGAGGTTATATTTACCCGTCTTAGTTCTTCTGGATACACGGAGGTGGACGATACAAATCTGACTGTGGCTGACAGGATAGATTCAATAGATCCCCATGTGGCTGTAAT
This window harbors:
- a CDS encoding winged helix-turn-helix domain-containing protein, coding for MELWNFETMNLEAKSMVSVFMDKYSSQILLGTSTSSKGIRELSREYNIPVTVCYRRIKMLLEMGLLKEERVGKRLKYRSKINDFSAVLDFESNRLKINMSADGEEYEVETTIL